One region of Myxococcus stipitatus genomic DNA includes:
- a CDS encoding chalcone isomerase domain-containing protein — MSAPDPRKDPRFRRYRAAAYGIYIALTAVFSLWVLLSVSRSVAAMTPERLPPAPQQLTVRECLDGVQALWAELESEREKLVRVSPARDTDQEWMRLRTAWLERLRVKESQCDLRARERAPLRTVFRRLENVMDLYTTHAVQYADEVGGTVDSFHAAFQAASASPAARSTP; from the coding sequence CGCTTCCGCCGCTACCGCGCCGCCGCGTATGGGATCTACATCGCGCTCACCGCCGTCTTCTCGCTGTGGGTCCTCTTGAGCGTGAGCCGCTCGGTGGCGGCCATGACGCCGGAGCGGCTGCCCCCGGCGCCCCAGCAGCTCACCGTCCGCGAGTGTCTGGACGGGGTGCAGGCGCTGTGGGCGGAGCTGGAGTCGGAGCGCGAGAAGCTGGTGCGCGTGTCCCCCGCGCGGGACACGGACCAGGAATGGATGCGGCTGCGCACCGCGTGGCTGGAGCGGCTGCGCGTGAAGGAGTCCCAGTGCGACCTGCGGGCCCGCGAGCGCGCTCCGCTGCGCACGGTGTTCCGCCGGCTGGAGAACGTCATGGACCTCTACACCACGCACGCGGTGCAGTACGCGGACGAGGTGGGGGGCACGGTGGACTCGTTCCACGCCGCCTTCCAGGCCGCGAGCGCCAGCCCGGCGGCCCGGTCCACGCCCTGA
- a CDS encoding tetratricopeptide repeat protein, producing the protein MNRGLSLILLCLALWAPVTSLAQGDAGDPEVAALRASFEYGKYAEVLERAGARIDRGGLVEDDLVELHKLAGLSAFNLGRTEEAQRHLRALLRLDPDFSLDPFVVPPPAVAFMEGIKEEMSTELEFLRQERRLRQEREKTEAERRERERVEAEVQRRRAEELAGQVVVRTVEKRNFLVNFVPFGAGQFQQGRNSLGIVFAATEGALAVTSIISYFAYESLFEERPIVLDNVLDEDGRASITIRYIPTSRERQRDTWQLLKLASAAGFYTIYALGVVDALYHHEDQVVRTTVETRETQSSGTSKSSTSVSAPARARAPRPAASVGLYPTAGGLGAGLTLSF; encoded by the coding sequence ATGAACCGAGGTCTCTCGCTCATCCTCCTCTGCCTGGCGCTGTGGGCTCCGGTGACCTCCCTCGCCCAGGGAGACGCCGGGGATCCGGAGGTCGCCGCGCTGCGCGCCAGCTTCGAGTACGGCAAGTACGCGGAGGTGCTCGAGCGCGCCGGGGCCCGCATCGACCGCGGGGGGCTCGTCGAGGACGACCTGGTGGAGCTGCACAAGCTGGCCGGCCTGTCCGCCTTCAACCTGGGGCGCACCGAGGAGGCCCAGCGCCACCTGCGCGCCCTGCTGCGGCTGGACCCCGACTTCAGCCTGGACCCCTTCGTCGTCCCGCCGCCGGCAGTGGCCTTCATGGAGGGCATCAAGGAGGAGATGAGCACCGAACTGGAGTTCCTCCGCCAGGAGCGCCGGCTGCGCCAGGAGCGGGAGAAGACAGAGGCCGAGCGCCGCGAGCGCGAGCGCGTGGAGGCCGAGGTCCAGCGCCGCCGCGCCGAGGAGCTGGCCGGTCAGGTCGTCGTGCGCACCGTGGAGAAGCGCAACTTCCTGGTCAACTTCGTCCCCTTCGGCGCGGGCCAGTTCCAGCAGGGCCGCAACAGCCTGGGCATCGTCTTCGCCGCGACGGAGGGCGCGCTCGCGGTGACGAGCATCATCTCCTACTTCGCCTACGAGTCGCTCTTCGAGGAGCGCCCCATCGTGCTGGACAACGTGCTCGACGAGGACGGGCGCGCGTCCATCACCATCCGCTACATCCCCACCAGCCGGGAGCGGCAGCGCGACACCTGGCAGCTGCTCAAGCTGGCGTCGGCCGCGGGCTTCTACACCATCTACGCGCTGGGCGTGGTGGACGCGCTCTACCACCACGAGGACCAGGTCGTGCGCACCACGGTGGAGACGCGCGAGACGCAGTCCTCCGGCACGTCGAAGTCCAGCACCTCCGTCTCCGCCCCCGCGCGCGCCCGGGCTCCCCGTCCCGCCGCGAGCGTGGGGCTCTATCCCACGGCCGGCGGCCTCGGCGCCGGTCTCACCCTCTCCTTCTGA
- a CDS encoding 6-phosphofructokinase — MARALRLGVLTGGGDCPGLNALIRGLVKRGTHEFGHEFVGIEHGYMGLVEPGLARPLTEEDTRGILPKGGTILGTSNKANPFAYAFREGDHWVERDVSDTVLRRFEELKLDGLVAVGGDGTLSIAHRLSEKGLKVVGCPKTIDNDLSGTDQTFGFDTARLIVTEALDRLHSTAEAHDRVMLVEIMGRHAGFLTLESGIAGGADVILLPEIPYRVESIVEKLRRRATRRRSFSIIAISEGAFPVGGTLAVLDRAEDVPGRGVVRLGGSGKVCADLLARHVDAEIRVTVLGHLQRGGSPSAADRVLATRYGCKALDLVRDGQWDHMVALRAGDVVAVPLSESRKERRVDPNGDLVRFAKSMGISFGD, encoded by the coding sequence ATGGCCCGTGCACTGAGACTCGGAGTTCTCACCGGCGGCGGAGACTGCCCCGGACTCAACGCGCTCATCCGCGGCCTCGTGAAGCGGGGCACGCACGAGTTCGGCCATGAGTTCGTGGGCATCGAACATGGCTACATGGGCCTGGTGGAGCCGGGGCTCGCGCGTCCGCTGACCGAGGAGGACACGCGGGGCATCCTGCCCAAGGGCGGCACCATCCTCGGCACGTCGAACAAGGCCAACCCCTTCGCCTACGCGTTCCGCGAGGGCGACCACTGGGTCGAGCGCGACGTCTCCGACACGGTGCTGCGCCGCTTCGAGGAGCTGAAGCTGGACGGGCTGGTCGCGGTGGGCGGCGACGGGACGCTGTCCATCGCCCACCGGCTGAGCGAGAAGGGCCTCAAGGTGGTCGGCTGCCCGAAGACCATCGACAACGACCTGAGCGGGACGGACCAGACGTTCGGGTTCGACACCGCGCGGCTCATCGTCACCGAGGCGCTGGACCGGCTGCACTCCACCGCGGAGGCGCACGACCGGGTGATGCTGGTGGAGATCATGGGCCGGCACGCGGGCTTCCTGACGCTGGAGAGCGGCATCGCGGGCGGCGCGGACGTCATCCTCCTCCCGGAGATTCCCTACCGGGTCGAATCCATCGTGGAGAAGCTGCGCCGCCGCGCCACCCGCCGCCGCAGCTTCTCCATCATCGCCATCTCCGAGGGCGCCTTCCCGGTGGGCGGCACGCTCGCCGTGCTCGACCGGGCCGAGGACGTGCCGGGGCGCGGCGTGGTGCGGCTGGGCGGCTCCGGGAAGGTGTGCGCGGACCTGCTCGCGCGGCACGTGGACGCGGAGATCCGCGTGACGGTGCTGGGCCACCTGCAGCGCGGCGGCAGCCCGAGCGCCGCGGACCGCGTGCTCGCCACGCGCTACGGCTGCAAGGCGCTGGACCTGGTGCGGGATGGACAATGGGACCACATGGTGGCCCTGCGGGCCGGGGACGTCGTCGCGGTGCCGCTGAGTGAGTCGCGCAAGGAGCGCCGGGTGGATCCCAACGGGGACCTGGTCCGCTTCGCCAAGAGCATGGGAATCAGCTTCGGGGACTGA
- a CDS encoding carboxypeptidase-like regulatory domain-containing protein, whose product MTPRSAARVLAVVALLGGPGCALLDNEPEESLLVCRTDADCGANEVCFIDGCGDPGTDIVVEVTPNPGLGEYAQDFPVDRLRAEQNLELFGEATVRGLTERATGGVTPDGGVATRPYSETMFVRAVGTSALIPGVARYHEALVTPDNGEWKMPVAAGRYEVMLIPGDRDVPPTPKTGVVGPGQKLSLAWVLPAPASLVPVSGRVVRQGTTRVDANLSVQALDAELRPLSQRVPVAPATGDFSLQLSPEAATVATVLLRVSATDEGSLVPTKTFTVDPHAPPSTPLEMGNFGAPVRVSGRAVDADGSPVSQATVSLAGRVGGGGTFQSAVVVTGPDGRFELDSLPSAADAPLTLVVMPPAGAAAGLTLDSAVVHATDTELPDVVCTTRRLVRGQLRQPDDTTPAAGVRLVAEPVAAVPGRPLPATQLTETVTDSAGGYVLRLDPAQYRVDVVPTENLPRVSRFVTVQPSDQPEQEVAAFALQRGRTLRGQVLSNLREPHLPQGLPYASVRFYRVVNVEGRPASVLLSASVTDTLGRYTARLPVR is encoded by the coding sequence ATGACGCCCCGCTCCGCCGCGCGCGTGCTCGCGGTGGTGGCGCTGCTTGGAGGCCCGGGCTGCGCGCTGCTGGACAACGAGCCCGAGGAGAGCCTGCTGGTGTGCCGCACCGACGCCGACTGCGGCGCCAACGAGGTGTGCTTCATCGACGGCTGCGGCGACCCGGGCACGGACATCGTCGTGGAGGTGACGCCCAACCCCGGCCTCGGTGAGTACGCGCAGGACTTCCCCGTGGACCGGCTCCGCGCGGAGCAGAACCTGGAGCTGTTCGGCGAGGCGACGGTGCGGGGGCTGACGGAGCGCGCCACCGGCGGCGTGACGCCCGACGGCGGCGTGGCCACCCGCCCCTATTCGGAGACGATGTTCGTGCGCGCCGTCGGCACCAGCGCGCTCATCCCGGGCGTCGCGCGCTACCACGAGGCGCTGGTGACGCCCGACAACGGCGAGTGGAAGATGCCGGTGGCCGCCGGCCGGTACGAGGTCATGCTCATCCCCGGGGACCGGGACGTGCCGCCCACGCCGAAGACGGGCGTGGTGGGGCCGGGGCAGAAGCTGTCCCTGGCGTGGGTGCTGCCCGCGCCGGCCTCGCTCGTCCCGGTGTCCGGCCGCGTCGTCCGCCAGGGCACCACGCGCGTGGACGCCAACCTCTCCGTGCAGGCGCTCGACGCGGAGCTGCGCCCGCTGTCCCAGCGCGTGCCGGTGGCGCCCGCCACGGGGGACTTTTCGCTCCAGCTGTCGCCGGAGGCCGCGACGGTCGCCACCGTGCTGCTGCGGGTGTCGGCCACCGACGAGGGCTCGCTCGTGCCGACGAAGACCTTCACGGTGGATCCACACGCGCCGCCGAGCACGCCCCTGGAGATGGGGAACTTCGGCGCGCCGGTGCGCGTCTCCGGGCGCGCCGTCGACGCGGACGGCTCTCCCGTCTCCCAGGCGACGGTGTCGCTCGCGGGACGCGTGGGGGGCGGGGGCACCTTCCAGAGCGCGGTGGTGGTGACGGGACCAGACGGTCGCTTCGAGCTCGACTCGCTCCCCAGCGCGGCCGACGCGCCCCTCACCCTGGTGGTGATGCCGCCGGCGGGCGCGGCCGCGGGCCTGACGCTGGATTCGGCCGTGGTGCACGCGACCGACACGGAGCTGCCGGACGTGGTGTGCACGACGCGGCGCCTGGTGCGGGGCCAGTTGCGACAACCCGACGACACGACGCCCGCCGCGGGTGTGCGCCTGGTCGCGGAGCCCGTGGCCGCCGTGCCGGGCCGCCCGCTGCCCGCGACCCAGCTCACCGAGACGGTCACCGACTCCGCTGGCGGGTACGTGCTGCGCCTGGACCCGGCGCAGTACCGGGTGGACGTCGTGCCCACGGAGAACCTGCCGCGCGTCAGCCGCTTCGTCACCGTGCAGCCCTCGGACCAGCCCGAGCAGGAAGTCGCGGCCTTCGCCCTCCAGCGCGGCCGTACGCTGCGGGGCCAGGTCCTGTCGAACCTGCGCGAGCCGCACCTGCCCCAGGGCCTGCCGTACGCCTCGGTCCGCTTCTATCGCGTGGTGAACGTGGAGGGCCGCCCCGCCTCCGTGCTGCTGTCCGCGTCCGTGACGGACACCCTGGGCCGCTACACCGCGCGGCTGCCGGTGCGCTGA
- a CDS encoding serine/threonine-protein kinase — protein sequence MTLVGRHIGRYRILEQLGSGGMSVVYKGLDTALDREVAVKVLHPHLAGKDESRRRLAREARAVAKLHHPNILEVFDFSAADAQDAFIVTEYIRGQTLKAFLDEGPMEPPELAAMIIHELAAALAHAHEAGVIHRDLKPENVMVREDGVLKLMDFGIARLLDIEERMTVTGTLVGSPAHMSPEIIEGLEAGPEADVFSVGIMFYAAMTGRLPFSAPNTTATLKRILDGDYEDPRRRVHSLSDELADICARCLQRDPRQRYPDAGKLRDALADYLAGLGFSRVGEELVSFFADPPSYKKLARQRIVAALLERGERLLAEKRTPRALGCLNQVLALDAQNARALGLLKNIQRAQRVKTWRRRGIRLGLGLATAIALGVSGWKVYQSPANADPGAATPPGPATASDAARPPVETPPPRPLPPELVEGGPDSRALVPAGNQTATPSPSRGTGASGASRTPPPGAVTTRPPPGGLAAPTEAQSSASGGVAKAAAKPVGGTAAEETKGTGDGARKGGPKPVSVSILVRPFGLIRVDDGAPSAQALQKHDVEILPGRHTVTISCDYCEDVVDTIDVRADAENVFHLRAQPKSSALTIDYEPAEATVRVGDQVRTARESLQQPFEVRAPRGPAGFQNSATVEISHPGYKTERRQVHLRPGEPMLIRGSLRPE from the coding sequence ATGACGCTCGTCGGCCGCCATATCGGTCGCTACCGCATCCTCGAGCAGCTGGGCTCGGGGGGGATGAGCGTCGTGTACAAGGGGCTCGACACCGCCCTGGACCGCGAGGTCGCGGTGAAGGTGCTGCACCCGCACCTGGCCGGCAAGGACGAGTCGCGCCGCCGGCTCGCGCGCGAGGCGCGCGCGGTGGCCAAGCTGCACCACCCCAACATCCTGGAGGTCTTCGACTTCTCCGCGGCGGACGCGCAGGACGCGTTCATCGTCACCGAGTACATCCGCGGCCAGACGCTCAAGGCGTTCCTCGACGAGGGGCCCATGGAGCCGCCGGAGCTGGCGGCGATGATCATCCATGAGCTGGCCGCCGCGCTCGCCCACGCCCACGAGGCCGGCGTCATCCACCGCGACCTGAAGCCGGAGAACGTCATGGTACGCGAGGACGGCGTCCTCAAGCTCATGGACTTCGGCATCGCCCGGCTGCTCGACATCGAGGAGCGGATGACGGTGACGGGCACCCTGGTGGGCTCGCCCGCGCACATGTCGCCCGAAATCATCGAGGGCCTGGAGGCCGGCCCGGAGGCGGACGTCTTCAGCGTGGGCATCATGTTCTACGCGGCGATGACGGGGCGGCTGCCCTTCTCCGCGCCCAACACCACCGCCACGCTCAAGCGCATCCTCGACGGCGACTACGAGGACCCGCGCCGCCGCGTCCACTCGCTGTCGGACGAGCTGGCGGACATCTGCGCGCGCTGCCTCCAGCGGGATCCCCGCCAGCGCTACCCGGACGCGGGCAAGCTGCGCGACGCGCTCGCGGACTACCTGGCGGGCCTGGGCTTCTCCCGCGTGGGCGAGGAGCTGGTGTCCTTCTTCGCCGACCCGCCCTCGTACAAGAAGCTGGCCCGCCAGCGCATCGTCGCGGCGCTGCTGGAGCGCGGCGAGCGCCTGCTCGCGGAGAAGCGCACGCCCCGCGCGCTCGGGTGCCTCAACCAGGTGCTCGCGCTGGACGCGCAGAACGCGCGCGCGCTCGGCCTGCTCAAGAACATCCAGCGCGCCCAGCGCGTGAAGACCTGGCGGCGGCGCGGCATCCGGCTGGGGCTCGGGCTCGCCACGGCCATCGCGCTCGGCGTCTCCGGCTGGAAGGTGTACCAGTCCCCGGCCAACGCGGACCCCGGCGCCGCCACCCCGCCCGGCCCCGCCACGGCGAGCGACGCCGCGAGGCCCCCCGTCGAGACGCCCCCTCCCCGCCCCCTGCCCCCCGAGCTGGTCGAGGGTGGCCCCGACTCGCGGGCGCTCGTCCCCGCGGGCAACCAGACCGCGACCCCGTCGCCCTCACGGGGCACCGGAGCATCGGGCGCCTCCCGCACGCCGCCCCCGGGCGCCGTGACGACGCGCCCGCCCCCCGGGGGACTCGCCGCCCCGACGGAGGCGCAGTCCTCCGCGTCCGGAGGCGTCGCGAAGGCCGCGGCGAAGCCCGTGGGAGGGACCGCCGCGGAGGAGACCAAGGGGACTGGCGATGGCGCGCGCAAGGGAGGCCCCAAGCCGGTGTCCGTGTCCATCCTCGTGCGCCCCTTCGGGCTCATCCGCGTGGACGACGGCGCGCCCAGCGCCCAGGCGCTCCAGAAGCACGACGTGGAGATCCTCCCGGGCCGCCACACGGTCACCATCTCCTGCGACTACTGCGAGGACGTGGTGGACACCATCGACGTGCGCGCGGACGCGGAGAACGTCTTCCACCTGCGCGCCCAGCCCAAGTCCTCGGCGCTGACCATCGACTACGAGCCGGCGGAGGCCACCGTGCGCGTGGGCGACCAGGTCCGCACGGCGAGGGAGAGCCTCCAGCAGCCCTTCGAGGTCCGCGCCCCCCGCGGCCCGGCGGGCTTCCAGAACTCCGCCACGGTGGAGATCTCCCACCCGGGCTACAAGACGGAGCGCAGGCAGGTCCACCTGAGGCCTGGAGAGCCCATGCTGATCCGAGGGAGCCTGCGTCCCGAATGA
- a CDS encoding sigma 54-interacting transcriptional regulator has product MASLTVRSADGKVRTVSLHKRITSIGRSPDNDVPLEDPAVPDSALHVTYDGSRYEVGSLGATFQVNGKKRDSHALATGDIIRVGGTELAFAREDAPRAPVSSSSPRRDVLAPATIEEPDSHTTELPGVPGRELAMLRRLTAFSERLLGLYDVDRILEGLMDEAIEVTRADKGFLILMESGDPRVKVARNVARENIEDAVEKLSDSIIAKVVKDQKPLIVADAVDAPEFKASESVVNLRVHSVMCVPLMHKGDLFGVLYVGNDRLVNRFEPKSADMLTIFAAQASLVLQNAMLVNDLKLDNTELRRKLEDQRYGDIVGACQGMRDVYKRIDKIAPTDISVLITGETGTGKELIAREIHRRSPRQRGPFITINCGAIPENLLESELFGHVKGAFTGAIATKGGKFQAAIGGTLFLDEIGEMPLQLQVKLLRALQEKVVYKVGDNRGEPVDIRVVAATNKVLEEEVKRNTFREDLYYRLNVVTLKLPPLRERGEDVVVLGRFFLQKYSREFNSKAKGFTPSAAVSMKKYGWPGNIRELENRIKKAVVLADKPLLGPDDLDLKPENLEPIMPLLQAKEEFQKRYINEVLARNSGNRTKTAKDLGVDPRTIFRHLEKLEAEKSGRPLPPEEGDELL; this is encoded by the coding sequence ATGGCCAGCCTCACCGTCCGCAGTGCCGATGGCAAGGTCCGCACGGTCTCCTTGCACAAGCGCATCACCAGCATCGGCCGGAGCCCGGACAACGACGTCCCGCTCGAGGACCCGGCGGTGCCCGACAGCGCCCTGCACGTCACCTACGACGGCAGTCGCTACGAGGTCGGCAGCCTGGGAGCCACCTTCCAGGTCAACGGCAAGAAGCGCGACTCGCACGCCCTGGCCACCGGCGACATCATCCGGGTGGGCGGCACGGAGCTGGCCTTCGCCCGCGAGGACGCCCCACGCGCCCCCGTCTCCTCGTCCTCGCCGCGCCGCGACGTCCTCGCGCCCGCCACCATCGAGGAGCCGGATTCGCACACCACGGAGCTGCCGGGCGTGCCGGGCCGCGAGCTGGCCATGCTGCGCCGGCTCACCGCCTTCAGCGAGCGGCTGCTGGGCCTCTACGACGTGGACCGCATCCTCGAGGGCCTGATGGACGAGGCCATCGAGGTGACGCGCGCGGACAAGGGCTTCCTCATCCTGATGGAGAGCGGGGACCCGCGCGTGAAGGTGGCGCGCAACGTGGCGCGGGAGAACATCGAGGACGCGGTGGAGAAGCTGTCCGACTCCATCATCGCCAAGGTGGTGAAGGACCAGAAGCCGCTCATCGTCGCGGACGCGGTGGACGCCCCCGAGTTCAAGGCCAGCGAGTCCGTGGTCAACCTGCGCGTGCACTCCGTCATGTGCGTGCCGCTGATGCACAAGGGCGACCTGTTCGGCGTCCTCTACGTGGGCAATGACCGGCTGGTGAACCGGTTCGAACCCAAGAGCGCGGACATGCTCACCATCTTCGCGGCGCAGGCGTCGCTCGTCCTGCAGAACGCGATGCTGGTCAACGACCTCAAGCTCGACAACACGGAGCTGCGCCGCAAGCTGGAGGACCAGCGCTACGGCGACATCGTGGGCGCCTGTCAGGGCATGCGGGACGTCTACAAGCGCATCGACAAGATCGCCCCCACGGACATCTCCGTGCTCATCACCGGTGAGACGGGCACCGGCAAGGAGCTCATCGCCCGGGAGATCCACCGCCGCTCGCCCCGGCAGCGCGGCCCGTTCATCACCATCAACTGCGGCGCGATTCCGGAGAACCTGCTGGAGAGCGAGCTGTTCGGGCACGTCAAGGGCGCGTTCACCGGCGCCATCGCCACCAAGGGCGGCAAGTTCCAGGCGGCCATCGGCGGGACGCTCTTCCTCGACGAGATCGGAGAGATGCCGCTGCAGCTCCAGGTGAAGCTCCTGCGCGCGCTCCAGGAGAAGGTCGTCTACAAGGTCGGCGACAACCGGGGAGAGCCGGTGGACATCCGCGTGGTGGCGGCGACCAACAAGGTGCTGGAGGAGGAGGTGAAGCGGAACACCTTCCGCGAGGACCTCTACTACCGCCTCAACGTCGTCACCCTGAAGCTGCCCCCGCTGCGCGAGCGCGGCGAGGACGTGGTGGTGCTGGGCCGCTTCTTCCTCCAGAAGTACTCGCGCGAGTTCAACTCCAAGGCCAAGGGCTTCACGCCCTCGGCCGCCGTGTCGATGAAGAAGTACGGCTGGCCGGGCAACATCCGCGAGCTGGAGAACCGCATCAAGAAGGCCGTGGTGCTGGCGGACAAGCCCCTGCTCGGCCCGGACGACCTGGACCTCAAGCCGGAGAACCTGGAGCCCATCATGCCGCTGCTCCAGGCCAAGGAAGAATTCCAGAAGCGTTACATCAACGAAGTGCTCGCCCGGAACAGCGGCAACCGGACCAAGACGGCCAAGGACCTGGGAGTGGACCCCCGCACCATCTTCCGCCACCTGGAGAAGCTCGAAGCGGAGAAGTCCGGGCGCCCCCTTCCTCCCGAGGAGGGCGACGAGCTGCTCTGA